CAACACACAGGCAAAAGACTAGCAATTGTGAAAGCATCAGCTTTATAACCTTCACACTGCATTCTTCGAAAAAAATTCCACAAATCACCATGTAAAGTAGAACCGGAATTCCCCAAGGAAGCACATCCAGACATTATAACATTAAACGAACCAACATTCCTCTGaggcatttcatcaaacaccttcaTTGCATCACCAAACTCGCCACATTTACAATACATTGACATTACAGAATTTGCAACAACAATATCCGACACAACCCCAACCCTCACACTCTTCCCATgaatcatttttccaaaaaccAAATCCTCAAGCTCACCAGAAACTTTGGACATTGTGGCAAGAGTGTAATCATCAGGCAACAAACTATCATCATCACAACGATCCATTTCGCGAAACAACGCAATAGCTTGTTCAAATTGATGATCTTTAACATACCCATTAATGAGGGAGTTCCAGAGATAAACGTTTTTGGCTTCAATGGAGTCAAAGACAAACCTTGACTTGGTTAAATCTCCACATGTGGCGTATGCAGAGATGAGCCTGGTGGTGAGGAAAGCGTTTTGGGCGAACCCGTTTGCGAGGATTTGAGAGTGACATTGTTGGGTTAGTTTATGAGCATGAAGGTCGATGCTTAGCTGAAGAAGATGAAGGAGATTCTGTGGTGTAAGGAACAGAGTGGCAGAAGTGTAATAACGAGAGGTTGTGAGGGGAAATGTTCTCCTCATAATCATAAGACCTACGATTGCTTTGAGTGTGATTTTGGCGGGCAAGAAGAAGGgaataatttaatttctcagttttttttacaaaatatttgttttttactttCTCTTTTTCATTACTTTGAAGTGTTTTAGATTTCATtataatttgaatcaaatatttttttaataacagatttaaatatttatctttttattaatatttgatttagttttttatttttttattaggttttatcttttattttataaacttgCATAAGAAAAAAACTTCTTGCACTATTTGAAACTTAttaaagtatttgaaataaaaaacatttatcaGAGTTGTTTGTATTTGCATCTCGATCTCGTTATTGTTAAGGTTGGACACTTAACATTACAATTAattcaacattatatatcaaacgATCACGACAATAATTATATAACTATTTTGAAAAGattatgatgaaaatgaccgacatttattcattcatcatttataaaagataaattaaaaaataaattaaaaaaagtaaaaactcaaaataaatatttaataaaagataaataacaaaaaatatatttgaacaatattATCTCCCCTCATCTCCTCCCCAACCAAATGCATCTTTAAAAATTGGATTCTTTAAGCAACACAagtaagagaaaaaataaatataaatgataaaaaaaatagtaaaagtatTAGAGATTACAATATTTGCTctcaagttatttatttttcatagaaAAAAGTTTAAGTGAGTTAGAATTTGAGATTCACGACAAATAAAACAGACACACAAACTCTAGTAAGATATGAGTTAaatagttgttaattttaatattagtcttaattaattttaatatttaaccgCTCTNNNNNNNNNNNNNNNNNNNNNNNNNNNNNNNNNNNNNNNNNNNNNNNNNNNNNNNNNNNNNNNNNNNNNNNTATTGtactcaatttttataatgaaaagTTAGTTTGCAATGGTGTCTATCAGAAGATACCCTAATATGAATATATGGtgtatcatattttaaaatgcgATGACTTAAGAAGGGTCATCCAACTAGTATATATATTAGAACCAAAACTAAagttagaaataaaatataaagaaaaagacGATTGTGTCAGGTACTCGGTCATAatcgaaaacactttataattTTAGTGATAACTCTACTCAatctaagtattttttttttttactaatttttatcaattttgtaCTATTAGTAATtggtatttttaattatttatttaataatttttttgattttataaaaaaatacaaaacaaaatctCATAAATTGTAGGTCACAATATTAGGATGCAAAAATTAActcaacataaaaatataatatatgaaaaaatcgattcttttaaaatattatgtctTTGAGATAGAATTTCcttcaatttaaaaaagaaaatatattaatatataatttgaaaaagaGGATTGTTAAAAAACATGGTATCTAATATCTatccaaaagaaagagaaaatatataaaaaatgaaatttattatatgtgaaaatataaaaatgaggaAGAGAGTACAAATCTGCCAACAATGTAGCTTTTATACTAACAAATTATCCTGACCAACTATATTTCAAATAAGGATAGATCGGAATTCTTTGAAAAGAAGGGATAATcccaaaaaaatcaattttaactaTACAAATCTTaaagaacaatttttttcttttagacaATTTCGCATAGTATCTATCCCTCTTTAATTCTAGATTCAGAAGAAGTGTCATATGATACTATAGACACTATCAGAATGTAATATCAAATCACAAATACAATGATACTCTTAGAATAAAAAATGCTACCATATGAGATATGTGAGATTTGAAGAATCCAATTCTATCTTAGTTTAAGTCTAATCCCAATTCCAAAGTTTAGTCATTtgacataaatgataaaaataagagaGCATTTGTATTATGTGTCGCTTAACTTAGACATAAAGAATATTAGAATATGATGACAAAGATGTCATTGAAGAACTCCACATGGAATTGTACTAGCTAGTACATTAGGTGTCTTATTATCAATCTATGCTAAAAAAAGGGGTTTTCTTTTTGCAATAATGGCATGCTGTGACTTATGTACATAGCTTTCCCACATGTGACGCCAAGGATCTTTTAACTTCTACTTTCTACTTCCTTTTGGTTTCACacaattaaaagaggaaaaagagAATGCATAGATTCTTGTGATAAAAAACGGATATAATCTATGGTCATTCttacttaaaaattatttaaaattttagagaatgttaaaaacaaatttatagtattatttatttcaataatagtctcaaaattcaattcatttttattttattatgtcatACACTGAGTAGGTGATTATTTAAGATTATTacctataaaaatatatgaactctaaattttaatatagtttATGTTTGGTTCCATCTTTGAGTAAATGATTATTTAAGATTATTACCTATAAAAATACATGAactctaaattttaatatagtCTATGTTTGGTTCCATCTTTGGAAGAGACAAAATTGATTCTTAaggcataaaattaattttgacatgttttgttgttttctaataaaattgattttgtttctagAATTATTCTTAACTTGAAGCTATCATTTGTAACTTTTGTTGTTCAACTTATTTTTACGtgaatatatttaaacataaactaCTTTACTGTTAactcacttttaattaaaatcaattttaccattgaaataattaaaatcaattttaccaTTGAAATCTTAAAATATCATTCCAATGGGAACTTCTTCACCTTCTTTGTTAAGATTATGTAAAAGGAAGGTTTTCAACACTTGTTATTGAAGAAAAATCTAAAAGCAAAAGAGCAAAGTTGAGACAGTCACAAAAAGCTAGCCTTCATAACATCACTTGCTACCTTGAGTCCACAGTTTATGCATCAATTAGTCTTAAACTCTAAGCTTTTTATTAGTACTATTCTTAACATAATTAAGGGTTTAACAAAAAGGAGTAACTAAATTGTGCACATTGGTTGGCTTTGCTTGTAGCATTAGCTGCATTGAATTTCCAAGAACATCATCCAAGTTCCAAAGACCATCCCACAAAATTTCTTCATTTGAAGACTCATCTGCATAGACATTACAATTACCATTGAGCATAGAGTAGAAGTAGCCATGTTGTTCTGTTGTTTCTGGACACATAGTAACCATTTCTTGTGTCTCTTGAGATGTAGAAGGCACACTATACTCATTTTCCTCAAGCAACTCTAAGATCCCTTTCATGTCAAAGTTATATTGTATTTGTTGTTGCTGTTGAATCTGTTGCTGTTGTTTTATCTGTTGTTGGTTCTGCTTCCTTAAGGAAACCTTTTTTGTCTTATCGGCCGCATCCGCggttttttttgcttttttcttGAAATGAGTCCTCCAATAGTTCTTTATCTCGTTGTCAGTTCGTCCTGGTAAATTTCTTGCAATTGTTGACcacctaaaaaaaatattttcatcgtgtttttcaattttgttttgttttgaaaactatGAAACATTACAAGTTTAAGGgacaaagttcaaatttttaCCTATTTCCCCACCTAGCATGAAGCTCTAGGATTATGCTTTCTTCTTGTGGTGTTATCTGACCCTTCTTGAGGTCTGGTCTCAGATAATTCACCCATCTCAATCTACAACTTTTCCCATTTCTTCTTAGTCCTATCAAAAGAATATATGATTAAACATTTCAGCAAAAAGAACAAACCAACAAAAAAGAGTCTAAAGGGTTAGACTCAAAGAGTTaagaatcataaaaaaaaacttggttataattttttttaccaagtAGATAGATTTTTAGAACCaattaattttacttgttaTGTTGCTATAACTTTGCTGGCACTTCTAATGTGAAGTGAATTGATATTAAACTAAGGTACATAAATTAAGTACTATCTTAGGAATTATAATAAGATGCAAAAATGTATATAAAGTTTGGTTATACCTGCAAGGCTAGCAACAGAGTTCCATCTTCCTTCACCATGCAGTTTGACATACTCAATGAGCAATTTGTCTTCCTCAGAAGTCCAAGGTCCTTTTCTCCATCCATCTTCTTCTATTACACACCATCTTGTGTTTCCTTCAATGACACCTGAATACATAATTAAGATAATTCTGAAATTGTATCTTATAAGATAAAGTTTGTTTACCTAATAAGTTTTGTTGTGTTGATTGTCACTTGTGTTTAGTGTTTGctacatatttatatatgtagATGTGTCTCAGTTTGGTTATACCAGTCAACTATTGGTTAATTTTCTTACTATCCCTATCAATTTAAGTGTTTTTGACAAGGTAATTTGTGtgccaaaatatatattaaaaaaaagttgttgagGTTGTGTTTCAATTATCTAATCTAGAAATGAAGTAAAAATATTGACATCATTTTAGAAGaggtttattttataaaaatataattaaaaaattgatctattctTTAAGAGTCCGTGTTGGATTAAATGAGATATgatataaaaatagatttataattgaatagaGGATAAGTTTTACTTTTGTAAACAATTTTGTAATGGTTGAGTTAAGTATacttaaaattataagaaaattataagaaaatgcATGTAGTGTTAGTTTATGCATAAGTGTTTGTCTTTTTACCTagagaaaatttagattatCGAAATTgatgaataaaagaaaattaagcaAAGGTAGCAAATCATTGGTGGATTATAAGTATGAATGAAAGAAATCTCGCAAAAACATGTGTTAAacatattaaaatactttttaaggtttttttttttaagaatatgggactgatatatataatatcaaatgcaatatttcttttatatcctactttttggagaatcaaaattaattttgatataattgatTGTTGTTAGTAAAATTGATTCCGACTTTAAAATGGATTTTAATTTAAGGTAGAATTTAGagtttttgtttagattttattttcagaataaaaattGTCATGTAAAATTGATATTAGTTAAAATGAATTGAATATAAAGTAATGTATATTTGGATAAATTTACGTAAAAGTGaattgaataatatattttagtgtaaaaATACATTCGAAAACAGAAactacaaattataattttaagtttgaatcaattatagaaaaaattaatttcatttgaaGACATTTGAAGACAttagaattaattttaacttcaaaatgattttgatactcaatttattgtttaattctattttacataaatgtattcaaacaaaaactattttacatcagaatcatttttaattaaaatcaattttataaatcaattcacaccgaatcaatttttatattttcataattgaacacttttttattttttattttggtaataATTTAAGCTTCAGTTTAGTTTtagcaaaaattaattttacataattaatttattcaaaatcaatttttgttatcACATCAACAAAATACACTTATATGATAATGTATTGTTCCGATCACTTATATGATTGAAATTAATGCAACGAATATATCTTTTGCATTTTACCATTTTTTGTAATGCAACAATTATTACGTGCAAGCTTGTTATGAACTTCaatcttaataaaatattcatacCCTCGATTATTTAGTTGATGTTGCCATTTCATAAACAAATTCGAGTTCCTCACAACCAATGAAGAGTTGGAATATAGAACGAAAGCACAAGGGCATATTAGAAATATTCAAGAATGTGCCAAGGTATTAGGTGACATGATTTGAAGGGGTATTTGAAAATGTAGCTCACAAGGGATCACATATCCAAGGAGTTTCATAAAAGAGGTTGATCCCTTACACTAACAATATAActaatattaatgattaatatttgtgtattaaaaatcaattaaaggGTATATTAGggttaaattaaattgaagaaaagcaAAGTTATATAACGCCGAACGAAgacaagaaaaagagaaagattaTCTTGTGGTGTCGACACGTGTGAATGACACTTATGTATCTAGACAGAAAATTCCAAATTAAGAAGCATAATAATATAAgatgatacataaaaaattgaAGGTGGTGAGCTTTTTCCAAACTGAAAATTACAAGATCCCCAATGGGCATCCCCCATGTGTTAGATTGTTTACTTCTTTTAGGGGATCAAGACAAGACATATTTGTGTGTgtgaaatttcattaaaatagaATAAGATTGGATGCCATTTTGGGTATTGGGCAAATTAAATATTAGCCTTATGATCGAGTGGAACGTCATGTTAGAGACAGGTGGTGCCtcgtaaatatatttttggaaagaGGCTGCTAGCTGGACTGCTGACCCATCAAAACCTTACACAAATATTTCTACTTTTTTGgtaatatatgaattatattaaaagCGAGGTTAGAATAAaatctttcattttttaaagatattatttGGTGGGAAGTCAAATATTAATCTTTTGAAGTATTATGATCTATTTAAAGAATTGATTTTtgctattaaatattttttttatacgtgattaaatttataatcacatatttaaaattttattaagtttAATGTGTTATATTTATGagatttgttgttttattaaatatgtaaaTTTATATATCAGTGTAAAGATCATCGCAAATacattttcatttaaattatttgaggTGGCGATATTTTTCACACGTAAACAAGAGAATACAAAAAATGAGAATTCAATTCATTTCAACAATTAAAACGAAGAGACGAAGAGATAACTCCACTCCACTGCCTATGTTGTTGACTACCACAACCTCCGTTTGAATTAACTCTGTCGTCTTCAATATCGTCTAAAGTGTGTGTGTTTAGTtgaaaattatgtaaaaaagaTTAGTAACTGCAGTAGAACTTTGACAACAAGATGTTATAAGAGATAATCATCAACAAAAttgtatgtttttatttataatactaaaattcataatcaataagtaCAATTTGTTTAATtgcataattatttaattgaaaaatgatCCTTTCATGTAATATAATAGTTTATTGAAATCCtcactttttattaaaaaagagaGACAAAAAGAGGATGAAAGATTAAAACACGTAAAGAAAACATGAGAAGAtccattatttatttaaaagattcattCCCACACTTTattagagaaatataaaaatgtaaatatctACTAGATACACTACTAGTAATTAATATCCGTGTGTGGTACGGATTGATCCTCATGATATACTTGTACTACTAAAAAACACTTTCTTTAACACCTAAGCATGTGTGTGcacttgaaatatttttttaagaattaaaggTAAAAATATCACATGCACGATTTATTGGATTTAATGTTTCTAATGTATATACTACTGTATATGCATAATGTTTGTTCTTTTTGGCTGTCTTTTCAACGTAGATTAGGATCAAAGTTTTGTTGCGGTAGAAATTTCAAATCAACATCATATATACATCTTCAATTTttcatcaaatatttaatatcttatttttttctcaatttttctttctatcaTAATATCTAtcacaatattttctttattctcTTTACCCCTTTATTCTGAAGGtgtatatcaaatatttttatttttaaattaaatcatttaattttaaattttttatatatcaagaaatattataattaattagtagGAGGAATAAATTTGTCAGTAGtataaattaaaacttatttgaTTCGAAATATAAGTTCACGACAATAATAATAGATTAGTGGAAGAAACACTCTTCAAATGATATCGTTTAGTTGAAATGTATAATGAAGATGATTTGTTAATACTTTGATattcaacattaatatatatttaaagtaGATGGTATGCTTAGATTATGCATACCTTGCTTCGAATTAATAAGAgacttatataataaaaaaaaaaaaaaaagtaatattaagCTTAAACTTCATTTGAAGTGGACTAGAGTTTACTATTAATTGAGAAGAAAACTCTTTTACGAAACTTCTTTTCAATGTCTTGATTTAACCTATAAACAACACTTGTTAGAAATAGGATTTAATGTctaatataaaatagataaacttgtttttttaaaagcgagttaataaagtaattaataaatcttaatataaaatgaaaaaaattattaatattttaacacttctattatttttttagggaCTCTAATTCTAACTTTTTTCAAGGAACCACTGTAACTTGCTATACATAGGCATATACAAACTacaagtaatttttattttgaatcataatttagtttgtttaaatcttttaaagtgagttatttaattttaagtagtgAAATGTGATATAGAATTTCTATGGTATGGGTTAGTACATAGCTTGAGCCTTGAGGAAACTGACCATAGTCTATTTTACTACtttttgaatttcgaaaaaTTTAGTATAAGAAGATGTATCTtgcacaaataaaaaaaaagaaatattaagcTTAAACTTCATTTGAAGTGGACTAGAGTTTACTATTAATTGAGAAGAAAACTCTTTTACGAAACTTCTTTTCAATGTCTTGATTTAACCTATAAACAACACTTGTTAGAAATAGGATTTAATGTctaatataaaatagataaacttgtttttttaaaagcgagttaataaagtaattaataaatcttaatataaaatgaaaaaaattattaatattttaacacttctattatttttttagggaCTCTAATTCTAACTTTTTTCAAGGAACCACTGTAACTTGCTATACATAGGCATATACAAACTacaagtaatttttattttgaatcataatttagtttgtttaaatcttttaaagtgagttatttaattttaagtagtgAAATGTGATATAGAATTTCTATGGTATGGGTTAGTACATAGCTTGAGCCTTGAGGAAACTGACCATAGTCTATTTTACTACtttttgaatttcgaaaaaTTTAGTATAAGAAGATGTATCTTGCacaaatttgaattattatagATGACTTTAATATAGTTAGTTAATATGAATTTCCGATTAGATGAGTTgagtcaaattttaaatttaaatttgaactatttttaaatttaaagttaaaatttaaaccGTTCACTTGAAATTCAATGATATCAATATATTTGACTACATTATTAGAATAAATTTCGAACTTATCTTACACAAGtataattttgtattaaaaaattcatttagaAACAATGTCATTTAAATAAtacgaaaataaattttgtgacaattaaaattataaaaaagctCAAAATAGTTCCATCTGCCGAGCCCCTATTAAGTCTAAATTTTAgcgatattttatttttgtcccaATTCCTAGTATGTCATTGTTTTATGGTTTAGGTTGCGGGTTGGTTTTCTGGCTCAATTTTTGGTAATCCAATAATGTTTTAAGTTCATTTAGAATAAAATATGAAGTTTGGGaacacaattattttttttattcttattttataaataatttttttggaaaagatctccaaaaaaataaaaaaaagttattgaaaaaatattaaacaaataagTTTGAGAGGCAAAAAGTACGtcaaaaaatgtattatttatctgataaatttaaaaatttgtaaattcaTTATGAAAACTGAATTAACACATGTGAACTTGCAAAGTACACTTAATTCGAGTGAATTCGACAAATACATTACTTTtaccataatttttaaaagagattCAATTTTTAAGTCCAATTAAAAAACCCTCTATTTTTTCGCTTTTCTCCAATATATTTCAAACTAATATCTATTGTTCTTATACTAATACAAatcattatcttttttattttattttaaattcacgTGCGATTTAATCGTTACCATTACGGTGAACAACCGACAAATTGCTAGTCATTGAAGAATCTTGAATGTTGTTATAATTTACTTACTTTAATTAAtcctaatttataaatataaaattttatgataattttgtatatttttactttataataaactgaaattttgaattactaataaattaatagtattataaaaatatccatatcaattataatattactttaataTGAAGTAACTTCCACGAATTTTAGATATCAAATTTACAGGTCGAATTCATGAATTTCCTCGAAAACTCGAATTTCACCTTAAATGTAAAATTGCATTTGATCATAGTAGTGGCAGAAATTTGAGTCCTGCAATTACACGTCTATGTCAAAAACTTTAGGATATGTAACACAGTAATTAGAGTGTAGTGCGGACCAAACTAATTGTCGTTGTTTATCTGACCTTATTTTCTCTATGTTGGCTGTTTGGCACTACCGACCAAATCAGAGCTAAACCTTTGTTTTATTTGGACAACAATAATGATAATAACACCACTTACAAATTATATGATGTAATGTAATTGCAATCATCTAGTTCTTGAATATTTAAGGTTACCTCACTCTAGTTTTAACTTTATTAAAACTATAAATacatctctaatttttttttaataatttaataaattagattaaagaAACAcatttgataattaaaaaaaataaaaaaaaataaaaaaatttaaatatatttttgtaattttaatagatttaaaGTAATGCGGTTATGATTTGTGAACCAAACACAATAAAAATAGTGTTACTTTATTTACAATTTGACCAAGAGAAAGAGAATACATGATTAGTATGCAGTATATATGGATGGTGAACCAGTCAATCCTTGTTATTCAAAACAGGATTACCACACGCTTGGGTAGGCTTACATAGCAATCATTCTCACAGGAATCCACCatctattcaataaaaatattatttatgatgCTCTTTTCTTTTGGGGGGCTTAATGTATTCGATTTGTGATACACATCATACACACACTGAAATTATCTAGTAATTAATTTCTTGATCATACGTGATACTAAAATATTGATGAAGTCACGATTACCTATCTAGAGGGCTCTGTTCTATCAATTTAGAGTACTTTGTTATCTACATTTTGATGTTTGATATGTTAAATTCTTAGTTGAACTTCTTCACCAAACAAGACCtttaattatatgtattttggTTGTGACATCATGCACACTTCTAGGAGATACACTTAAAAGGATGCTTAAAGAAATAGGCTACggtatcatcatcatcaaatattttagaaactccatcttgatcttaaaaattgaacttttaataataatacacattaaaaatttaaaagaattattttttatttaaattgtaaatagtattaaaaatttgtaaatgATATAAAACCAAAAACTTGTAAATAACATCAGTACCATCGAAATTTTaattctatgtttttttttttacttttttatggattaaaaagtatgtgcttttttttttcttcataaaatcTGATTATATTTCTggattatagtttttttttgttttttttttgaacccTAGTAAAAGGTGGATTTTTctcttttagtatttttttgaaTCTTGTGCTATTGATCTGCCATCACATACCCAAAGTCGATCTTGGACAGTATTGACAATATTGGATCGTATAACATTGCTTCATCGAGACTAA
The genomic region above belongs to Cicer arietinum cultivar CDC Frontier isolate Library 1 chromosome 4, Cicar.CDCFrontier_v2.0, whole genome shotgun sequence and contains:
- the LOC101493405 gene encoding MYB-like transcription factor EOBI, encoding MYSGVIEGNTRWCVIEEDGWRKGPWTSEEDKLLIEYVKLHGEGRWNSVASLAGLRRNGKSCRLRWVNYLRPDLKKGQITPQEESIILELHARWGNRWSTIARNLPGRTDNEIKNYWRTHFKKKAKKTADAADKTKKVSLRKQNQQQIKQQQQIQQQQQIQYNFDMKGILELLEENEYSVPSTSQETQEMVTMCPETTEQHGYFYSMLNGNCNVYADESSNEEILWDGLWNLDDVLGNSMQLMLQAKPTNVHNLVTPFC